The Streptococcus sp. VT 162 genome has a window encoding:
- a CDS encoding multidrug ABC transporter ATP-binding protein, translating into MHYRHSRKGNNMIKINHLTITQNKDLRDLVSDLTMTIQDGEKVAIIGEEGNGKSTLLRALMGEALSDFTIRGDIQSDLQSLAYIPQKLPEELKNRTLHDYFFLDSADLDYSILYRLAEELHFDSDRFASDQEIGSLSGGEALKIQLIHELAKPFEILFLDEPSNDLDLETVDWLKRQIRKISQTVIFISHDEDFLSHTADTIVHLRLVKHRKEAETLVEHLDYDRYSEQRKASFARQSQQAANDQRAYDKTMEKHRRVKQNVETVLRATKDSTAGRLLAKKMKTVLSQEKRFEKEAQSMTQKPLEEEQIQLFFSDIQPLPASKVLIQLEKENLSIGERILVQGIQLTVRGQDKIGIIGPNGVGKSTLLAKLQQLLSAKREISLGFMPQDYHKKLQLDLSPVAYLSHTGQKEELQKIQSHLASLNFSYPEMHHQIRSLSGGQQGKLLLLDLVLRKPNFLLLDEPTRNFSPTSQPEIRKLFTSYPGGLITVSHDRRFLKEVCTSIYRLTENGLEVVDLQDF; encoded by the coding sequence ATGCACTATCGACATTCTAGAAAGGGCAACAATATGATAAAAATCAATCATCTAACTATCACGCAAAACAAAGATCTACGAGACCTTGTATCTGACCTAACCATGACTATCCAAGACGGGGAAAAGGTTGCTATTATTGGTGAAGAAGGAAATGGTAAATCGACTTTACTACGAGCTTTAATGGGAGAAGCATTATCTGATTTTACTATCAGGGGCGACATCCAGTCTGACCTTCAATCACTGGCCTACATTCCTCAAAAGTTACCTGAGGAGCTAAAAAATAGGACTCTACACGATTACTTCTTTTTAGATTCCGCTGATTTAGACTACAGTATTCTCTATCGCTTGGCGGAGGAGTTGCACTTTGATAGCGACCGTTTTGCTAGCGACCAAGAAATTGGCAGTCTATCAGGGGGCGAAGCTTTGAAAATTCAGCTCATTCACGAGTTAGCAAAACCTTTTGAGATTCTATTTTTAGATGAACCTTCAAATGACCTTGACCTTGAGACGGTTGATTGGCTAAAAAGGCAGATTCGAAAGATTAGTCAAACTGTTATTTTCATTTCCCATGATGAAGACTTTCTTTCTCATACGGCAGATACTATTGTCCACTTGCGGCTGGTCAAGCATCGGAAAGAAGCGGAAACGCTAGTCGAGCATTTAGACTATGATCGCTATAGTGAGCAGAGAAAGGCTAGTTTTGCAAGGCAAAGTCAGCAAGCTGCTAACGACCAGAGAGCCTATGACAAAACCATGGAAAAGCATCGTCGCGTCAAGCAAAATGTAGAAACTGTACTTCGAGCTACCAAAGACAGTACTGCCGGTCGCCTATTGGCTAAAAAGATGAAAACTGTTCTCTCTCAAGAAAAACGCTTTGAAAAGGAAGCTCAGTCCATGACCCAAAAACCACTTGAAGAGGAACAAATCCAACTTTTCTTTTCAGACATCCAACCATTACCGGCTTCTAAAGTCTTAATCCAACTGGAAAAAGAAAATTTATCCATTGGCGAGCGCATTTTAGTTCAGGGGATACAACTCACTGTCCGTGGCCAAGATAAAATCGGTATCATCGGGCCAAATGGTGTTGGGAAATCAACTCTGTTAGCCAAGTTGCAGCAACTACTAAGCGCCAAAAGAGAAATATCGCTTGGTTTTATGCCACAAGATTACCATAAAAAACTACAATTGGATCTATCTCCAGTAGCCTATCTCAGCCACACTGGACAAAAAGAGGAACTACAGAAAATCCAATCTCACCTAGCCAGTCTCAATTTCAGCTATCCAGAGATGCACCACCAAATTCGCTCCCTATCTGGTGGGCAACAAGGTAAACTCCTACTTTTAGATTTAGTGTTGCGCAAACCAAACTTTCTCCTTCTGGATGAGCCTACACGAAACTTTTCTCCCACTTCTCAACCTGAAATCAGAAAACTCTTTACCTCCTATCCCGGCGGTCTGATCACTGTTTCGCATGACAGACGCTTCTTAAAAGAGGTCTGTACGAGTATCTATCGTTTAACAGAAAATGGTTTAGAAGTCGTCGATTTACAAGATTTTTAG
- a CDS encoding heat shock protein HtpX (metalloprotease), producing MLFDQIASNKRKTWILLLVFFLLLALVGYAVGYLFMRSGLGGMIIALIIGLIYALTMIFQSTEIVMSMNGAREVDEQTAPDLYHVVEDMAMVAQIPMPRVFIIEDSSLNAFATGSNPQNAAVAATSGLLAIMNREELEAVMGHEVSHIRNYDIRISTIAVALASAITLLSSMAGRMMWWGGAGRRRSDNDRDGNGLEIIMLVISLLAIVLAPLAATLVQLAISRQREFLADASSVELTRNPQGMINALRKLEDSEPMHHHVDDASSALYINDPKKSGGLQKLFYTHPPISERIERLKHM from the coding sequence ATGTTGTTTGATCAAATTGCGAGCAATAAACGAAAAACCTGGATTTTGTTGCTGGTTTTCTTCCTACTCTTGGCCTTGGTTGGTTATGCTGTTGGCTATCTCTTTATGCGTTCAGGTCTTGGTGGCATGATTATTGCCTTGATTATTGGTCTTATCTACGCTCTGACCATGATCTTTCAATCTACAGAGATTGTCATGTCTATGAATGGGGCGCGTGAGGTTGATGAACAAACAGCACCAGACCTCTACCATGTAGTGGAAGATATGGCCATGGTCGCTCAGATTCCCATGCCGCGTGTTTTCATTATTGAGGATTCATCTTTAAATGCCTTTGCAACAGGTTCGAATCCGCAGAATGCAGCTGTCGCAGCCACTTCGGGCCTTCTAGCTATCATGAATCGCGAGGAACTGGAAGCCGTTATGGGGCATGAGGTCAGTCATATCCGAAACTACGATATCCGCATTTCGACCATTGCTGTCGCCCTTGCCAGTGCCATTACCCTTCTGTCTAGTATGGCAGGACGGATGATGTGGTGGGGTGGCGCAGGTCGCAGACGGAGTGATAATGATCGCGATGGAAATGGTCTAGAGATTATCATGCTTGTCATCTCTCTCCTAGCAATTGTTTTGGCTCCCTTGGCAGCAACCTTGGTGCAACTAGCCATTTCCCGTCAGAGGGAATTTTTGGCGGATGCATCCAGTGTGGAGCTGACTCGCAATCCTCAAGGGATGATCAATGCCTTGCGTAAGTTGGAGGATAGCGAGCCGATGCATCACCATGTTGACGATGCCAGCAGCGCTCTTTATATCAATGATCCTAAGAAAAGTGGCGGACTTCAAAAACTCTTTTATACCCACCCACCTATCTCAGAACGAATCGAACGTTTGAAACACATGTAA
- a CDS encoding membrane protein gives MTWIILGVLALIVIFVIVSYNGLVKNRMQTKEAWSQIDVQLKRRNDLLPNLIETVKGYAKYEGSTLEKVTELRRQVAAATSPAEAMKASDALTRQISGIFAVAENYPDLKASANFIKLQEELTNTENKISYSRQLYNSVVSNYNVKLESFPSNIIAGLFGFKAADFLQTPEEEKAVPKVDFSGLGD, from the coding sequence ATGACTTGGATTATTCTTGGAGTTTTGGCTCTGATTGTTATTTTTGTGATTGTTAGCTATAACGGTTTGGTGAAAAATCGTATGCAAACCAAGGAGGCTTGGAGCCAGATCGATGTTCAGTTGAAGCGTCGTAATGATCTCCTCCCAAACTTGATTGAAACAGTCAAAGGCTATGCCAAATATGAAGGATCTACCTTGGAAAAAGTGACAGAACTTCGAAGACAAGTAGCCGCAGCAACTTCACCAGCTGAAGCGATGAAGGCCAGTGATGCCCTTACCCGCCAGATTTCTGGTATCTTTGCAGTAGCAGAGAATTACCCAGACTTGAAAGCTAGTGCTAACTTTATCAAATTGCAAGAAGAGTTGACCAATACAGAAAATAAAATTTCTTACTCTCGCCAACTCTACAACAGTGTTGTCAGCAACTACAATGTAAAACTTGAAAGCTTCCCAAGTAACATCATCGCAGGACTATTTGGCTTTAAAGCTGCAGACTTCCTTCAAACACCTGAAGAGGAAAAGGCAGTTCCTAAAGTTGACTTTAGCGGATTAGGTGACTAA
- a CDS encoding 16S rRNA methyltransferase, with translation MKPETFYSLLAEQNLSLSDQQKNQFERYFELLVEWNEKINLTAITDKEEVYLKHFYDSIAPILQGLIQNENIKLLDIGAGAGFPSLPMKILYPQLDVTIIDSLNKRINFLQLLAQELDLDGVHFYHGRAEDFAQDKNFRAQYDFVTARAVARMQVLSELTIPYLKVGGKLLALKASNAPEELLEAKNALNLLFSKVEDNLSYALPNGDPRYITVVEKKKETPNKYPRKAGMPNKRPL, from the coding sequence ATGAAACCAGAAACATTTTACAGCCTACTAGCGGAGCAAAACCTTTCACTTTCAGACCAGCAAAAGAATCAATTTGAACGCTATTTTGAACTCTTGGTCGAGTGGAATGAGAAGATTAATTTGACCGCTATTACGGATAAAGAAGAAGTCTACCTTAAGCACTTTTATGATTCGATTGCACCTATTCTGCAAGGCTTGATCCAAAATGAGAATATCAAACTTCTTGATATCGGGGCTGGGGCAGGATTTCCTAGTCTTCCTATGAAAATCCTCTATCCTCAGTTAGATGTGACTATCATTGATTCGCTCAATAAGCGCATCAACTTCCTTCAGCTTTTGGCTCAGGAGTTGGATTTGGATGGTGTTCACTTCTACCATGGCCGTGCAGAAGACTTTGCCCAAGACAAGAACTTCCGTGCTCAATATGATTTTGTAACGGCTCGTGCGGTTGCACGCATGCAAGTCTTGTCTGAGTTGACCATTCCCTATCTTAAAGTTGGTGGAAAACTATTGGCACTCAAGGCCAGCAATGCCCCCGAGGAATTGCTAGAAGCCAAGAATGCCCTCAATCTGCTCTTTAGCAAGGTTGAGGATAATCTCAGCTACGCCCTACCAAATGGAGATCCGCGTTATATCACTGTGGTCGAAAAGAAAAAGGAAACACCTAACAAGTACCCAAGAAAGGCTGGCATGCCCAATAAACGCCCGCTTTAA
- a CDS encoding uracil permease codes for MKQESTVDLLLDVDQRPSAGKGILLSFQHVFAMFGATILVPLILGMPVSVALFASGVGTLIYMISTGFKVPVYLGSSFAFITAMSLAMKEMGGDVSAAQTGVILTGFIYVLVAASVRFAGTKWIDKLLPPIIIGPMIIVIGLGLAGSAVTNAGLVADGNWKNALVAVVTFLIAAFINTKGKGFLRIIPFLFAIIGGYIFAMMLGLVDFTPVLQANWFEIPGFYLPFSTGGAFKQYDLYFGPETIAILPIAIVTISEHIGDHTVLSQICGRQFLKEPGLHRTLLGDGIATSVSAFLGGPANTTYGENTGVIGMTRIASVSVIRNAAFIAIALSFLGKFTALISTIPNAVLGGMSILLYGVIASNGLKVLIKERVDFSQMRNLIIASAMLVLGLGGAILKLGPVTLSGTALSAMTGIILNLILPHENKD; via the coding sequence ATGAAACAGGAATCAACTGTTGACTTGTTACTAGACGTTGATCAACGTCCTTCTGCTGGTAAAGGTATTCTTCTAAGTTTCCAGCACGTATTTGCCATGTTTGGTGCGACCATCTTGGTACCCTTGATTTTGGGAATGCCTGTATCTGTTGCCCTTTTTGCATCCGGTGTTGGTACACTGATTTACATGATTTCTACTGGTTTTAAGGTTCCAGTTTATCTTGGTTCTTCATTCGCCTTTATCACAGCGATGTCTCTAGCCATGAAAGAAATGGGAGGGGATGTATCAGCTGCACAAACGGGGGTTATCCTTACAGGGTTTATCTATGTCCTTGTGGCTGCAAGTGTTCGTTTTGCGGGTACGAAATGGATTGACAAACTCTTGCCACCAATCATCATCGGACCTATGATCATCGTTATCGGTCTTGGACTTGCAGGTTCAGCCGTGACCAATGCTGGTCTTGTAGCTGATGGAAATTGGAAAAATGCTCTTGTAGCAGTTGTTACTTTCTTGATTGCTGCCTTTATCAATACCAAAGGAAAAGGCTTCCTACGAATCATTCCTTTCCTCTTTGCCATTATCGGTGGTTATATCTTCGCTATGATGCTTGGTTTGGTTGACTTTACCCCAGTCCTTCAAGCCAACTGGTTTGAAATTCCTGGTTTCTACTTGCCATTTAGTACAGGTGGAGCCTTCAAGCAATATGACCTATACTTTGGACCTGAAACAATCGCTATCTTGCCAATCGCTATCGTAACCATCTCTGAACACATTGGAGACCACACAGTCTTGAGCCAAATCTGTGGCCGTCAATTCTTGAAAGAACCAGGTCTTCACCGTACTCTTCTTGGTGACGGTATCGCAACCTCTGTTTCTGCCTTCCTAGGTGGACCAGCTAATACGACCTACGGAGAAAATACTGGAGTTATCGGTATGACTCGTATCGCTTCTGTCTCTGTTATCCGTAACGCAGCCTTCATCGCGATTGCTCTTAGCTTCCTAGGTAAATTCACTGCCTTGATTTCAACCATTCCAAATGCTGTGCTTGGTGGCATGTCCATCCTTCTCTACGGAGTTATCGCCAGCAACGGTCTAAAAGTTTTGATTAAAGAACGCGTTGACTTCAGTCAAATGCGTAACCTCATCATCGCAAGTGCCATGTTGGTACTTGGACTTGGTGGGGCTATCCTCAAACTTGGCCCAGTTACACTTTCAGGTACTGCTCTATCAGCCATGACAGGAATCATCTTGAACTTGATTTTGCCACACGAAAATAAAGACTAA
- a CDS encoding multidrug DMT transporter, whose product MSKTVKGTLYTVVAGIAWGLSGTSGQYLMAHGISALVLTDLRLLIAGGVLMVLAYSTGKDKTLAFLKDRKSLLSLLIFALIGLFLNQFAYLSAIQETNAGTATVLQYVCPVGVLIYSCIKDKVAPTLAEIISIGLAIGGTFLIATHGELDQLSVTPAGLFWGLFSALTYALYIILPIALIKKWGSMLVIGAGMVIAGLVALPFTGVLQTAIPTSLDFLLAFAGIILIGTVFSYTAFLKGASLLGPVKSSLLASIEPISAVFFAFLIMKEQFYAIDFVGMAMILLAVTIISLKDLLLESKHK is encoded by the coding sequence ATGTCAAAAACCGTAAAAGGAACTCTGTATACAGTAGTGGCAGGGATTGCTTGGGGCTTGTCTGGAACCAGTGGCCAATACCTAATGGCACACGGGATTTCGGCTCTGGTCTTGACCGACTTGCGTCTTTTAATCGCCGGGGGGGTACTCATGGTCTTGGCTTATTCTACTGGAAAGGATAAAACGCTGGCCTTTTTAAAGGATAGAAAGAGTCTGCTGTCTCTTCTTATTTTTGCTCTGATTGGTCTTTTTCTCAACCAATTTGCCTATCTGTCTGCTATTCAGGAGACCAATGCAGGAACGGCGACGGTGCTTCAGTATGTTTGTCCTGTCGGGGTTTTGATTTATAGCTGCATCAAGGATAAGGTGGCGCCGACTCTGGCAGAGATTATTTCAATTGGTTTAGCAATTGGAGGAACTTTTCTTATTGCAACGCATGGGGAACTTGACCAGTTGTCGGTCACACCTGCTGGTCTTTTCTGGGGCCTCTTTTCAGCCTTGACCTATGCCCTCTATATTATCCTCCCTATTGCTTTGATTAAGAAGTGGGGAAGCATGTTGGTGATTGGTGCGGGAATGGTCATAGCAGGTTTGGTCGCCCTTCCTTTTACAGGTGTTCTACAGACTGCTATCCCAACAAGTTTGGATTTCCTCCTTGCGTTTGCGGGCATTATCCTTATTGGGACAGTCTTTTCCTATACAGCCTTCTTAAAAGGAGCTAGTCTATTAGGGCCAGTTAAGTCCAGTTTATTGGCTTCCATAGAGCCCATATCAGCTGTTTTCTTTGCCTTTCTAATTATGAAGGAGCAATTCTATGCGATTGATTTTGTCGGTATGGCCATGATTTTGCTTGCAGTGACTATCATTTCTTTGAAAGATTTACTGCTGGAAAGTAAGCATAAATAA
- a CDS encoding beta-lactamase, with translation MKWEKILRKIENQIEAGIYPGASFAYYKDGEWKESYLGLSDPERGLKTEAGLVYDLASVSKVVGVGTVLTFLWQQGTFDIERPVTDFLPECDYPDITIRQLLTHATDLDPFIPNRDLLTAPELKEAMFHLNRRNQPAFLYSDVHFLLLGFLLEKIFNQDLDQIIEEQVLEPWGMTGTKFGPVEQAVPTVRGVEAGIIHDPKARLLGKHAGSAGLFSTVKDLQIFLEHYLKDDFAAELSRNFSPLDDKERSLSWNLEGAWLDHTGYTGTFIMWNREKQEAAIFLSNRTYEKDERAQWIVDRNQVMEMIRQEE, from the coding sequence ATGAAGTGGGAAAAAATTCTAAGAAAAATAGAAAATCAAATCGAGGCAGGGATTTATCCCGGGGCCTCTTTTGCGTATTATAAGGATGGTGAATGGAAAGAGTCTTATCTGGGATTGAGTGATCCAGAACGGGGCTTGAAGACAGAGGCCGGCTTGGTTTATGATCTGGCTAGTGTGAGTAAGGTCGTGGGAGTGGGGACGGTTTTGACCTTCTTGTGGCAGCAGGGCACATTCGATATTGAGCGACCGGTAACGGATTTTTTACCGGAGTGTGATTATCCTGATATCACTATACGGCAGCTTCTGACCCATGCCACAGACTTGGACCCCTTTATTCCAAATCGGGACCTCTTGACTGCCCCTGAATTAAAAGAAGCCATGTTTCACCTCAATAGACGAAATCAGCCAGCCTTCCTATACTCGGACGTTCACTTTTTACTCTTGGGCTTTCTTTTGGAAAAAATCTTTAACCAAGACTTGGATCAGATTATAGAAGAACAAGTTTTGGAACCATGGGGAATGACGGGAACCAAGTTTGGCCCCGTTGAGCAAGCTGTCCCAACAGTGAGAGGGGTGGAGGCCGGAATCATTCATGATCCCAAAGCTCGTCTATTAGGGAAACACGCTGGAAGTGCTGGTTTGTTTTCGACTGTTAAGGATTTGCAGATCTTTCTGGAACATTACTTGAAAGATGATTTTGCTGCAGAATTGAGCCGAAATTTTTCTCCTTTAGATGATAAGGAGCGGTCTCTATCATGGAATCTGGAAGGAGCTTGGCTCGACCATACGGGTTATACAGGTACCTTCATTATGTGGAATCGGGAGAAGCAGGAAGCGGCTATCTTTCTATCCAATCGAACGTATGAGAAGGATGAGCGTGCCCAGTGGATAGTCGATCGAAACCAAGTGATGGAAATGATTCGTCAAGAGGAGTAG
- a CDS encoding proteinase: MNVNEIVRIVPTLKVNNRKLNEKFYIETLGMKPLLEESAFISLGDQTATERLILEESPSMRTRRVEGLKKLARLLIKVENPSEIEALLSQMKSLPRLFKGKRGYAFEIVSPEEDVILVHAENDVRDLVPLETVPEFYSNTSIKYVSQFEVSMELRFPEGTESLLDPEGVAPAITFTKGQGPDLAVENNVTWDLSMLKFLVKDLELTSLRQKFEGTDYFIPKSEKFFLGKDTNNIELWFEEA; the protein is encoded by the coding sequence ATGAATGTGAATGAGATTGTTCGGATCGTTCCGACTTTGAAAGTTAATAATCGAAAATTAAATGAAAAATTTTACATTGAAACCCTGGGGATGAAACCTTTGCTGGAAGAGTCTGCCTTTATTTCTCTAGGTGATCAGACAGCTACGGAGAGATTGATTTTAGAAGAGTCTCCAAGCATGCGAACACGCAGAGTTGAAGGACTTAAGAAGCTAGCTAGACTCTTGATAAAGGTTGAAAATCCTTCTGAAATCGAGGCCCTTCTTTCTCAAATGAAGTCTCTTCCTCGTCTATTTAAAGGAAAACGTGGGTATGCTTTTGAGATTGTTTCTCCTGAAGAGGATGTGATCCTTGTTCATGCGGAAAATGATGTAAGAGATCTGGTTCCACTGGAAACTGTTCCTGAATTTTATTCAAATACAAGTATAAAATACGTGAGTCAATTTGAGGTTTCTATGGAGTTGCGTTTCCCTGAAGGGACAGAGAGTTTACTTGATCCTGAAGGAGTAGCGCCAGCAATTACCTTTACTAAAGGGCAAGGACCAGATTTGGCTGTTGAAAACAATGTTACCTGGGACTTGTCTATGCTGAAATTTTTGGTAAAGGATCTAGAGTTGACTAGTCTTCGTCAGAAATTTGAAGGCACAGACTATTTTATTCCAAAGTCTGAAAAATTCTTCCTTGGTAAAGATACCAATAACATTGAATTGTGGTTTGAAGAAGCATGA